Proteins encoded by one window of Haloarcula pelagica:
- a CDS encoding helix-turn-helix domain-containing protein, translating to MRLLAEFEIYCDALPLVEVAATVPAATILLELQFNHGERPLFLVTVTNESHQPVAKALTDAYDVGEWTLIGQAGDTRRYQVVPALSFEDQLGEQIDDLAGLEALARADAIIERIEVFPEGWRQTGWFATRDAFSEFSAFWQQNADFQLSRLTRDGESEAPGNGLTDHQQEALRTAYELGHFDIPRRASLEQIADELDISASSASERLRRAQAQLIEETVATTWPPLPE from the coding sequence ATGAGGCTCCTCGCTGAATTCGAAATCTACTGCGACGCGCTCCCGCTTGTCGAAGTCGCCGCAACAGTACCTGCGGCAACGATACTCCTCGAACTGCAATTCAACCATGGGGAACGTCCGCTGTTTCTCGTGACCGTGACGAACGAGTCACATCAACCGGTTGCGAAGGCTCTTACCGACGCCTATGATGTCGGTGAATGGACGCTCATTGGACAGGCGGGTGATACGCGTCGGTATCAGGTTGTCCCGGCGCTCAGTTTCGAGGACCAACTCGGCGAGCAGATTGATGACCTTGCTGGTCTCGAAGCGCTTGCCAGGGCAGACGCGATCATCGAACGGATTGAGGTATTCCCGGAGGGATGGCGACAGACAGGTTGGTTTGCCACCCGGGACGCGTTCAGTGAATTCTCGGCGTTCTGGCAACAGAACGCCGATTTTCAGTTATCACGCCTTACTCGTGATGGAGAGTCCGAAGCGCCTGGGAATGGGTTGACCGACCACCAGCAAGAGGCGCTCCGGACGGCCTACGAACTGGGCCATTTCGACATCCCCCGGCGGGCATCGCTTGAACAGATCGCAGACGAGTTGGACATCTCCGCATCATCGGCCTCCGAACGCTTGCGTCGTGCCCAGGCCCAACTCATCGAGGAGACAGTAGCGACAACGTGGCCGCCACTTCCAGAGTGA
- a CDS encoding alpha/beta fold hydrolase, with amino-acid sequence MQTVTSADGTRIAFERHGEGPPLILLHGGSAPQYWKPVVPRFAEDYTVIVPHRRGVGESDDSAEYSLERGVADVRAVIDAVDGTPVLFGHSFGGLLAIEAARTASVAKLVAYEPAVLVGEYRQQAGLASQMQKRIDDGDRREAMKFYVREVMHGGDIDDLDGWLAEWPPWPDIVALTENIARINRAIEQYRLPESLEIDAPTLLLTGTEGPPHLRDGVRAVGEALPDNQFVEFGGIGHGGPTEAPDRITAEVRAFIDGEKTAVAEGSD; translated from the coding sequence ATGCAGACTGTCACGTCAGCAGATGGAACGCGTATCGCGTTTGAACGACACGGAGAGGGACCGCCGCTAATCCTCCTGCATGGTGGATCTGCCCCTCAGTACTGGAAGCCTGTGGTTCCTCGGTTCGCCGAAGACTATACTGTCATTGTCCCCCATCGACGGGGCGTCGGGGAAAGTGACGACTCTGCAGAATATAGCCTTGAACGTGGAGTTGCGGACGTTCGTGCAGTCATCGATGCAGTCGATGGAACACCGGTCTTATTCGGCCACTCGTTCGGTGGTCTGTTGGCGATCGAGGCCGCCCGAACTGCATCCGTCGCAAAACTCGTCGCATACGAACCGGCAGTCCTCGTCGGTGAGTACAGACAACAGGCCGGCCTCGCATCACAGATGCAGAAGCGAATCGATGACGGGGACCGCCGCGAGGCCATGAAATTCTACGTTCGCGAGGTCATGCATGGTGGCGACATCGATGACCTCGACGGGTGGCTCGCCGAGTGGCCACCATGGCCGGACATCGTTGCTCTCACCGAAAATATCGCGCGCATCAACCGCGCCATCGAACAGTACCGCCTCCCCGAATCACTGGAGATCGACGCGCCAACACTCCTGCTGACCGGTACTGAGGGACCACCCCACCTTCGAGACGGCGTCCGTGCGGTTGGCGAAGCGCTCCCGGACAACCAGTTCGTCGAGTTCGGGGGCATCGGCCACGGTGGTCCAACAGAAGCACCGGACCGCATCACAGCCGAGGTACGCGCCTTCATCGACGGGGAGAAAACTGCAGTAGCGGAGGGGAGCGACTGA
- a CDS encoding helix-turn-helix transcriptional regulator, whose translation MTQFGPRSELLAAAILVTATAVLVAQFLTATPTVVAGADGSTRLGAAGWQFSLRDTVAITLAAAGAGASVTTLLYEDSTPAPTAETNPGDSSVERSTGGSSDELLQARRNEWESVSERLADNEAVVYQTVLDADGVRPQSEVVEQTDLSKATVSRTLDSLEARELVERKRRGMGNVVFLT comes from the coding sequence ATGACACAGTTCGGCCCGCGTTCCGAACTGCTCGCGGCTGCGATTCTCGTAACCGCGACAGCGGTTCTCGTCGCACAGTTTCTGACTGCGACACCAACCGTAGTTGCAGGCGCCGACGGAAGCACACGGCTTGGGGCTGCTGGCTGGCAGTTCTCGCTCCGTGATACCGTTGCGATCACCCTTGCAGCCGCCGGCGCCGGAGCCAGTGTGACGACACTGCTCTACGAGGACTCGACACCAGCACCCACAGCAGAGACGAACCCAGGAGACTCGTCTGTTGAGCGGTCTACCGGAGGCTCCAGCGACGAGCTACTACAGGCCCGTCGGAACGAGTGGGAGTCCGTCTCGGAGCGACTCGCGGACAACGAGGCGGTGGTATATCAAACGGTGCTCGATGCGGATGGTGTCCGTCCACAGAGCGAGGTTGTCGAGCAGACCGATCTCTCGAAAGCAACCGTCAGTCGCACACTCGATAGCCTAGAGGCAAGAGAGCTCGTCGAGCGCAAACGCAGAGGGATGGGCAACGTAGTGTTTCTCACGTGA
- a CDS encoding PAS domain S-box protein, giving the protein MVEREHAQTSAREIFDNVGGVAILHDPDTGEMLHANETLVELLGQDRAEIESKGIGTFTADLPGYDHEWITQVVSSVTEQDEEIEIEWPVQTAEGGVRWTEARVRTVHVGGRKVVLTTSVDITERRREERKYQQVFDNVNDVITVHDPWNERIVDVNQTMTELTGYSRATLLEMGISGLSVSDAGFGTGTPYERQQRIAATGDAETVEWTIETAAGEQRRLETNLAPATIAGEDRVLALSRDVTERTEYERRLEQERDRRSILFENNPDPVVRVRFDEDDEPIIREVNPAFEAVFGFAAEEVVGSTVAEKLVPEDVHDDFDRFRRQAASGDRVDATAPRQTASGIREFLFNVIHFDAGQAESGVADAYVWYTDVTERKRRERMVRSLHESTEAVQTAETTQAVYEATTDAIRDVLDLTAPTCWRATEDGSELTPVVRSGSERGLTAGLDRSGVIEPGSVPYDAYQDEALRVIEPDTGPSEEQSAETVLIPLDGHGLVAAATPGPDQIDAVTLDAARILARHATTALDRVQQAQERRESERRFRLIAEHIDEIVYLTTADFSEMLYINPVYEEIYGRPVEEIYEEPTSFINIAHPDDRARYEADIQRLIDDVAAGEPQDTYEGQYRIDRDGETRWVTVTRFPITNERGDVDRVVGRVEDITERKRREREYEQIFNGVTDSITVHDPETTELVDVNETFCDMLGYDREEILEMGVTGFSPADQGYTMDRAKEFVETVLDADGPRQTEWAVETSEGELRWLDVKGTSIELSGEQRYVSLNRDITGRRRSERRLRAVLDRIDEATLITRAEAITSGSQAPEYVSSGYEDIWGQSLEELSEAYDEGFFSTLHPQDADAYRQFVEDIVTDIRAGTAAERYSREYRIKRHDGATRWVKSDYYPTEWDDGQTRLVIVSREVTERKQRERRIASFDDATDDLATADTPEAATRIAVEAAAETLNLPAVGAFLYDDDEGVLRPEVLAGQFPSDMENEPIGPGESPLWEGFAAGTSVTSDGGEQIRDPHSGQAESGPTTGLTDLSAWRALSLGSHGTLLVGTLDGSLGSESVQAAHVLAATLEAALNHLEGQRRLAAREEELQTQTERAERLDRIARLTQQVEAAITEASSSADVERAVCERLADTGPYDLAWIGGVDAGSDRLAPRAIVGTTAQYVESMDLTTAGETVDPHPAVDTWTSEHLHVENSLVGDGPADDWRRIGLSEGYQSLCAVPLTYDDITRGVLTVGSESPNEFGEREREVLSQLGATIGNALAAIERRRALESDETVELEFRGEGGTLPFAQAAAEADCRVRLERTAAGQEGSTTLYFSFEGDVPTDVVDIAEQLLPGAVDVVTDGSESTLVEAQTTDWFGSPVAEYGGILREAVAEPGETTILVEVPQEAGVRSFVERIRDVAPSLALTAQRQHQRRDRTPSELNEQVQTALTDRQLEVVRTALSAGYFEWPREHDGSEVATRLDITQPTFNKHLRLAEQQTFELLFDESD; this is encoded by the coding sequence GTGGTCGAACGTGAACACGCACAGACGAGCGCACGAGAGATCTTCGATAACGTCGGGGGCGTCGCCATTCTCCACGATCCGGACACGGGTGAGATGCTCCACGCCAACGAAACACTCGTTGAACTACTTGGCCAGGACCGGGCGGAGATAGAGTCGAAGGGAATCGGTACGTTCACCGCTGATCTCCCCGGATACGACCACGAGTGGATAACGCAGGTTGTCTCGAGCGTTACGGAGCAGGACGAGGAAATCGAGATCGAGTGGCCAGTTCAAACCGCCGAGGGTGGGGTACGGTGGACAGAAGCGCGCGTGCGGACAGTCCACGTCGGTGGCCGTAAAGTAGTGCTAACCACGTCGGTGGATATCACTGAACGTCGCCGAGAGGAACGGAAGTACCAGCAGGTGTTTGACAACGTCAACGACGTCATTACCGTCCACGACCCCTGGAACGAACGGATCGTTGACGTTAACCAGACGATGACCGAGCTGACGGGATACAGCCGTGCGACGCTGCTGGAGATGGGTATCAGCGGACTCAGCGTGTCCGATGCTGGCTTCGGGACGGGAACACCCTACGAACGCCAGCAACGTATCGCGGCGACCGGAGACGCCGAGACCGTCGAGTGGACGATCGAAACTGCTGCCGGGGAGCAGCGACGGTTAGAGACGAATCTGGCGCCAGCCACCATTGCGGGGGAGGACCGTGTCCTCGCCCTTTCACGGGACGTGACTGAACGCACTGAATACGAGCGGCGACTCGAACAGGAACGGGACCGCCGCTCGATACTGTTCGAGAACAATCCCGACCCAGTCGTCCGGGTTCGGTTCGACGAGGACGACGAACCGATCATCAGAGAGGTCAATCCCGCTTTCGAGGCGGTCTTCGGGTTCGCTGCCGAGGAGGTCGTCGGGTCGACTGTCGCCGAGAAGCTCGTTCCTGAAGACGTACACGACGACTTCGACCGCTTTCGACGGCAAGCAGCAAGCGGTGATCGTGTCGACGCGACCGCACCACGGCAGACAGCGAGTGGAATCCGCGAGTTTCTGTTCAACGTAATTCACTTCGACGCTGGCCAGGCCGAGAGCGGCGTCGCCGATGCGTACGTCTGGTACACCGATGTCACGGAACGAAAACGGCGTGAGCGCATGGTCCGCTCCCTCCACGAGTCGACCGAAGCTGTCCAGACTGCCGAGACGACACAGGCCGTATACGAGGCCACCACGGATGCCATCAGGGACGTTCTCGATCTGACGGCGCCGACCTGCTGGCGTGCGACGGAGGACGGCTCCGAACTGACCCCGGTCGTGCGTAGCGGTTCAGAGCGTGGTCTCACAGCAGGATTGGACCGGTCCGGTGTGATCGAGCCGGGTTCGGTTCCGTACGATGCGTATCAGGACGAAGCGCTACGCGTGATCGAACCTGATACGGGTCCCAGCGAGGAGCAATCCGCAGAGACAGTTCTCATCCCGCTCGACGGTCACGGGCTCGTTGCCGCAGCAACGCCGGGACCCGACCAGATCGACGCAGTCACGCTCGATGCCGCGCGGATTCTCGCCCGACACGCGACGACGGCACTCGATCGAGTTCAGCAGGCTCAGGAACGCCGCGAAAGTGAGCGTCGATTCCGTCTCATCGCCGAACATATCGACGAAATCGTCTATCTCACGACGGCTGATTTCTCCGAGATGCTGTACATCAACCCTGTGTACGAAGAGATCTACGGACGGCCCGTCGAGGAGATCTACGAAGAGCCGACATCGTTCATCAACATCGCCCACCCGGACGACCGCGCGAGATACGAGGCCGATATCCAGCGACTGATCGACGATGTGGCTGCCGGCGAGCCACAGGACACGTACGAAGGCCAGTACCGCATCGACCGGGACGGTGAGACGCGGTGGGTCACCGTCACCCGATTCCCGATCACAAACGAGCGTGGCGATGTCGACCGCGTCGTCGGCCGAGTAGAGGACATTACCGAGCGAAAGCGTCGGGAGCGCGAGTACGAACAGATCTTCAACGGTGTCACCGATTCGATCACGGTCCACGATCCTGAAACGACAGAGCTCGTCGACGTCAACGAGACGTTCTGTGACATGCTGGGCTACGACCGCGAGGAGATACTGGAGATGGGAGTTACTGGATTCAGCCCGGCCGACCAGGGCTATACTATGGACCGCGCGAAGGAGTTCGTCGAGACGGTCCTCGACGCTGACGGGCCCAGACAGACCGAGTGGGCCGTCGAGACCAGCGAGGGGGAGCTCCGCTGGCTAGATGTGAAAGGGACGAGTATCGAACTTAGTGGGGAACAGCGGTACGTTTCACTCAACCGGGACATCACGGGCCGACGCCGGAGCGAACGGCGACTCCGTGCGGTCCTCGATCGGATCGACGAAGCGACCCTCATCACGCGTGCCGAGGCGATCACCTCCGGATCACAGGCCCCTGAGTACGTGAGTTCCGGCTACGAGGATATTTGGGGACAGTCTCTCGAGGAACTCAGCGAGGCGTACGACGAGGGGTTTTTCAGCACGCTCCACCCACAGGACGCAGACGCCTACCGGCAGTTTGTCGAGGACATCGTCACGGATATTCGAGCGGGAACGGCGGCCGAGAGGTACTCCAGAGAGTATCGAATCAAGCGACACGATGGAGCGACCCGTTGGGTCAAGTCGGACTACTATCCGACCGAGTGGGATGATGGTCAGACACGGCTCGTAATCGTCAGCCGGGAGGTCACCGAGCGAAAACAGCGAGAGCGGCGTATCGCATCGTTCGATGATGCAACCGATGACCTCGCCACAGCGGACACACCCGAAGCGGCGACCCGGATAGCCGTCGAGGCGGCTGCCGAGACGCTCAATCTCCCTGCTGTTGGGGCCTTCCTGTACGACGACGATGAGGGGGTCCTCAGACCGGAGGTGCTGGCCGGTCAGTTCCCGTCGGACATGGAGAACGAGCCCATCGGTCCGGGCGAGAGCCCACTCTGGGAGGGGTTCGCGGCAGGCACCAGTGTCACATCCGACGGGGGTGAACAGATACGGGACCCTCACAGCGGACAAGCCGAATCCGGACCCACGACAGGGCTGACGGATCTTTCGGCCTGGCGCGCGCTCTCGCTCGGAAGCCACGGCACCCTCCTCGTCGGAACTCTCGACGGGTCGTTAGGTTCGGAGTCGGTTCAGGCTGCCCACGTCCTCGCCGCGACGCTGGAGGCAGCACTCAATCATCTCGAAGGCCAGCGACGGCTCGCCGCTCGAGAGGAGGAACTGCAGACACAGACAGAGCGGGCCGAGCGGCTGGACCGCATCGCTCGCCTCACACAGCAGGTCGAAGCAGCAATCACCGAAGCGTCGAGCAGTGCCGACGTGGAACGGGCCGTCTGTGAGCGCCTCGCCGATACGGGTCCGTACGATCTGGCGTGGATCGGCGGCGTCGACGCCGGGTCCGATCGTCTCGCCCCCCGCGCTATCGTCGGGACGACGGCTCAATACGTCGAGTCAATGGATCTGACGACGGCAGGAGAGACTGTGGACCCACATCCCGCAGTCGATACCTGGACGAGCGAACACCTGCATGTCGAGAACTCGCTCGTCGGCGACGGGCCAGCAGACGACTGGCGACGGATCGGTCTCTCCGAGGGGTACCAGTCACTCTGTGCGGTCCCGCTGACCTACGACGACATCACCCGTGGCGTGTTGACTGTAGGCTCCGAGTCACCCAACGAGTTCGGCGAGCGCGAACGCGAGGTCCTCTCCCAACTCGGTGCCACCATCGGGAACGCGCTGGCAGCGATCGAGCGCCGCCGAGCCCTCGAGTCCGACGAGACCGTCGAACTGGAGTTCCGCGGTGAGGGCGGGACACTCCCGTTCGCGCAGGCGGCGGCTGAAGCGGACTGTCGCGTCAGGCTCGAACGGACTGCTGCTGGGCAGGAGGGGTCCACGACCCTGTATTTCAGTTTTGAAGGCGATGTCCCGACCGATGTGGTCGATATCGCCGAACAGTTACTCCCGGGTGCAGTCGACGTCGTCACTGATGGGTCGGAATCGACCCTGGTCGAGGCGCAGACGACTGACTGGTTCGGCTCCCCGGTCGCCGAGTACGGGGGTATTCTCCGTGAGGCTGTCGCCGAGCCCGGTGAGACGACTATCCTCGTCGAGGTCCCACAGGAAGCAGGTGTCCGCTCGTTTGTCGAACGGATTCGGGACGTTGCCCCGTCGCTTGCACTCACTGCCCAGCGTCAGCACCAGCGCCGGGACCGGACACCGTCCGAACTGAACGAGCAGGTCCAAACAGCGCTCACCGACCGGCAACTCGAAGTGGTCCGAACAGCACTCTCTGCGGGGTACTTCGAGTGGCCCCGTGAACACGATGGGAGTGAGGTCGCTACCCGGCTGGATATCACACAGCCGACGTTCAACAAACACCTCCGACTCGCAGAGCAACAGACGTTCGAACTGCTATTTGACGAGAGCGACTGA
- a CDS encoding ArsR/SmtB family transcription factor, with the protein MSATHTTTTEDSAGETDTLPSGEILTRLNAAYAQQILETISTEAKPARDIAVECGASRATVYRRLNSLQEAGLVETEMQYDGDGHHRTVFKTNFESLALEMTVDGLTVTFDGAGTGHSSIGARPSASGD; encoded by the coding sequence ATGTCAGCCACACATACGACAACCACCGAGGATTCGGCGGGGGAAACCGACACGCTTCCATCGGGCGAGATCCTCACACGACTCAACGCAGCATACGCACAGCAAATCCTGGAAACGATCAGTACAGAGGCCAAGCCCGCACGTGACATCGCAGTCGAGTGTGGTGCCTCTCGGGCGACGGTGTATCGACGGTTGAATTCCCTCCAAGAGGCAGGCCTCGTCGAGACGGAGATGCAGTACGATGGCGATGGTCATCATCGGACCGTCTTCAAAACGAACTTTGAATCGCTTGCTCTAGAGATGACAGTCGATGGACTCACGGTAACTTTTGACGGTGCCGGTACAGGCCACTCCTCGATCGGGGCGCGGCCATCGGCTTCTGGTGACTGA
- a CDS encoding ArsR/SmtB family transcription factor: MSHLLPQKPHVDRPDPDSRVVTLDDEDADEIFATLGSDISRAVLAELHRNPATQSELAERVDTSIQNVGYHVEQLLGAGLVTVVDQWYSQKGVEMDVFAPAEVPLVLVAGGHERTVTVQNNTSSSKVDGLANGDD; the protein is encoded by the coding sequence ATGAGTCACCTGCTCCCACAGAAACCACACGTTGACCGCCCAGATCCGGACTCCCGGGTCGTCACTCTCGATGACGAGGATGCCGACGAAATATTTGCCACGCTGGGATCAGATATCAGCCGAGCCGTGCTGGCAGAACTGCATCGAAACCCAGCGACGCAATCGGAACTTGCGGAACGTGTCGACACCTCCATCCAGAACGTCGGCTATCACGTCGAGCAACTTCTCGGGGCGGGCCTCGTAACAGTCGTCGATCAGTGGTACTCGCAAAAGGGGGTCGAGATGGACGTCTTCGCTCCTGCTGAGGTCCCGCTGGTCCTGGTCGCCGGCGGTCACGAACGGACCGTCACTGTCCAGAACAACACCTCTTCTTCCAAGGTAGACGGCTTGGCAAACGGCGACGACTGA